The following proteins are co-located in the Streptococcus anginosus genome:
- a CDS encoding AzlC family ABC transporter permease produces MIGKSFKDGAKAAMPTALGYVSIGLACGIIGASYVSPLEMVLMSSLVYAGSAQFAMLALLAIHAPVTAIALTVFLINLRLFLLGLHTSTFFRHASLLQNIGIGILLTDETYGVLLSEHVHTKYISLQWMYGNNITSYLTWFVGSVVGTTLGSLLPNPEMFGLDFALVGMFIGIFSSQFLVMLHKTKFQKLLVMLSVVALSFYALSMLVSSSLAVLMSTLLGCAAGVMLDDK; encoded by the coding sequence ATGATAGGAAAAAGTTTTAAGGATGGGGCTAAGGCAGCGATGCCAACGGCTCTTGGGTATGTTAGTATTGGACTAGCTTGTGGAATTATTGGTGCTTCTTATGTCAGTCCTCTTGAGATGGTACTGATGAGCAGTTTAGTCTATGCAGGAAGTGCTCAGTTTGCTATGCTAGCACTTCTTGCGATTCACGCCCCGGTAACAGCTATTGCTCTGACAGTTTTTTTAATCAATTTGCGTCTATTTTTGCTAGGTCTTCATACATCTACTTTTTTTCGGCATGCAAGTCTCTTGCAAAATATTGGTATCGGAATACTCTTGACAGATGAAACATACGGCGTTTTACTAAGTGAGCACGTCCATACAAAATATATTTCGCTTCAATGGATGTACGGCAATAACATTACGAGCTATCTCACTTGGTTCGTCGGATCTGTAGTCGGAACGACATTAGGAAGTCTATTGCCAAATCCAGAAATGTTTGGCTTGGATTTTGCGCTGGTTGGTATGTTTATTGGGATTTTTTCTTCCCAATTTTTAGTGATGTTACATAAAACAAAATTTCAAAAACTATTAGTGATGTTGTCTGTGGTAGCGTTATCGTTCTATGCTTTAAGCATGCTTGTTTCTTCGTCTTTAGCTGTTTTAATGTCGACCTTATTAGGCTGTGCTGCGGGGGTAATGCTAGATGATAAATAA
- a CDS encoding AzlD domain-containing protein, with product MINNYIFVAILLSALVTWLSRLTPFILVKYRGLPKIIERFLQYLPVSIVFALILSSITKGGVGQLPTFKWLDLIAVFPTIYIAFRYRNLVVTVIFGVVLVAGLRFIF from the coding sequence ATGATAAATAATTATATATTTGTCGCCATTCTTCTCTCAGCTTTGGTGACATGGTTATCACGGCTTACTCCGTTTATATTGGTAAAATATCGCGGGTTACCTAAGATTATAGAACGTTTCTTGCAATATTTACCGGTCTCTATTGTTTTTGCGTTGATTTTATCCAGCATTACCAAGGGAGGAGTAGGACAGTTGCCAACCTTCAAATGGCTAGATTTAATAGCTGTTTTTCCAACAATTTATATTGCTTTTCGCTATCGTAACTTAGTGGTAACTGTGATTTTTGGTGTGGTATTGGTGGCTGGTTTGCGATTCATCTTTTAA
- the galU gene encoding UTP--glucose-1-phosphate uridylyltransferase GalU, with translation MTKVRKAVIPAAGLGTRFLPATKALAKEMLPIVDKPTIQFIVEEALKSGIKDILVVTGKSKRSIEDHFDSNFELEYNLKEKGKSDLLKLVDETTGIGLHFIRQSHPRGLGDAVLQAKAFVGNEPFVVMLGDDLMGITNDKAVPLTKQLMNDYEETHASTIAVMKVPHDEVSSYGVINPQGEGVNGLYSVETFVEKPKPEDAPSDLAIIGRYLLTPEIFSILETQKPGAGNEIQLTDAIDTLNKTQRVFAREFTGDRYDVGDKFGFMKTSIDYALKHPQIKDDMKQYIIELGKKLDKKEN, from the coding sequence ATGACAAAAGTAAGAAAAGCAGTCATTCCTGCTGCTGGACTTGGAACTCGTTTCTTGCCAGCAACCAAAGCGCTCGCCAAAGAAATGCTACCTATTGTTGACAAACCGACTATTCAATTTATCGTCGAAGAAGCATTAAAATCTGGTATCAAAGACATCTTAGTCGTAACTGGCAAATCCAAACGATCTATTGAAGACCACTTTGATTCAAATTTTGAATTGGAGTACAACCTCAAAGAAAAAGGTAAATCTGATCTTTTAAAACTCGTAGATGAAACGACTGGCATTGGTCTTCACTTCATTCGCCAAAGTCATCCACGCGGACTTGGCGATGCCGTTTTACAAGCCAAGGCATTCGTTGGTAACGAACCCTTTGTCGTTATGCTAGGTGATGATCTGATGGGCATTACAAACGACAAAGCAGTTCCGCTAACCAAACAGTTAATGAATGATTACGAAGAAACACACGCTTCAACTATTGCTGTCATGAAAGTGCCACACGACGAAGTTTCTTCTTACGGTGTTATTAATCCACAAGGTGAAGGAGTAAATGGGCTCTACAGCGTGGAGACCTTTGTTGAAAAGCCAAAACCAGAAGACGCACCAAGTGATCTCGCCATTATCGGACGCTACCTACTGACGCCTGAAATCTTCTCCATCTTGGAAACACAAAAGCCAGGTGCCGGAAATGAAATCCAGCTAACAGATGCTATTGATACTCTCAACAAAACACAAAGAGTATTCGCTCGTGAGTTCACAGGTGATCGTTATGATGTCGGCGACAAATTTGGCTTTATGAAAACATCTATTGACTATGCCCTCAAACATCCTCAAATCAAAGACGATATGAAACAATACATTATTGAGTTAGGCAAGAAATTAGACAAAAAAGAAAACTAA
- a CDS encoding NAD(P)H-dependent glycerol-3-phosphate dehydrogenase, with product MEKQTVAVLGPGSWGTALAQVLNDNGHEVRIWGNIAEQITEINEHHTNKRYFKDIVLDEKITAYYDLKGTLDGVDAILFVVPTKVTRLVAKQVAEVLDHPVKIMHASKGLEPDTHKRLSMILEEELPEQFRSEIVVVSGPSHAEETIVRDITLITAASKDLETAKYVQNLFSNHYFRLYTNTDVIGVETAGALKNIIAVGAGALHGLGYGDNAKAAIITRGLAEITRLGVKLGASPLTYSGLSGVGDLIVTGTSVHSRNWRAGDALGRGEKLEDIEANMGMVIEGISTTRAAYELAQELNVYMPITQAIYHVIYENLNIKDAIYDIMNNEFKAENEWS from the coding sequence ATGGAAAAACAAACAGTTGCTGTTTTAGGCCCTGGTTCATGGGGTACTGCCTTGGCACAAGTATTAAATGACAACGGACATGAAGTTCGTATTTGGGGTAATATTGCCGAACAAATTACTGAAATCAACGAGCACCACACTAACAAACGTTATTTTAAAGATATTGTTCTTGATGAAAAAATTACAGCGTATTACGACTTAAAAGGAACCCTTGACGGCGTGGATGCCATTCTCTTCGTCGTTCCAACCAAGGTTACACGTCTTGTAGCCAAACAAGTCGCCGAGGTGCTGGATCACCCAGTTAAAATCATGCATGCTTCAAAAGGTCTGGAACCTGATACCCATAAGCGACTCTCCATGATTTTAGAGGAAGAATTGCCTGAACAATTCCGTAGCGAAATCGTCGTTGTTTCTGGTCCCAGCCATGCTGAGGAAACTATCGTTCGCGACATTACTCTCATCACAGCAGCTTCAAAAGACTTAGAAACAGCTAAATACGTCCAAAATCTTTTCAGCAATCACTACTTCCGTCTCTACACCAATACAGATGTCATCGGTGTGGAAACAGCGGGCGCACTCAAAAACATCATTGCGGTCGGAGCAGGGGCTCTTCACGGTCTTGGCTATGGTGACAATGCCAAAGCCGCTATTATCACGCGTGGCTTAGCAGAAATCACCCGTCTCGGTGTCAAACTCGGTGCCAGTCCTTTAACATATAGCGGTTTATCCGGAGTGGGAGATTTAATTGTCACAGGAACCTCCGTTCACTCACGCAATTGGCGCGCTGGTGATGCTCTTGGGCGCGGTGAAAAGTTAGAAGATATCGAAGCCAACATGGGCATGGTTATTGAAGGCATTTCCACTACCAGAGCTGCTTACGAACTCGCACAAGAATTAAACGTTTACATGCCCATTACCCAAGCCATTTATCATGTCATTTATGAAAACCTTAACATAAAAGATGCTATTTATGATATAATGAATAATGAATTCAAAGCTGAGAACGAATGGTCGTGA
- a CDS encoding gamma-glutamyl-gamma-aminobutyrate hydrolase family protein: MSRPIVGVTANLCPVDKEGKNIHSSVSSKFAESIKIAGGLPMIIPVGDKSLVRDYVESIDKLILSGGQHVHPTFYGEKQAIESDDYNMVRDEFELALLAETIRQEKPIMAICRGLQLVNVAFGGTLNQHIDNHWQGLPFGTSYSIQTEKGSIVEELFGRASQINSVHRQSIKDLAPNFRATAFDPRDKTIEAIESLDDSRIIGLQWHLEFLINEEKGNLELFQYLLQKL, translated from the coding sequence ATGAGCAGACCGATTGTTGGAGTGACTGCTAATCTTTGTCCTGTTGATAAGGAAGGTAAAAATATTCACTCGTCCGTTTCTAGTAAATTTGCTGAGAGTATCAAAATCGCTGGTGGATTGCCTATGATTATCCCTGTTGGTGACAAAAGTTTGGTGAGGGATTATGTTGAAAGTATTGATAAATTGATTTTGTCCGGGGGACAACATGTGCATCCCACTTTTTATGGAGAAAAGCAGGCGATTGAGAGTGATGATTACAATATGGTGCGAGACGAATTTGAGCTGGCTCTGTTAGCAGAAACTATTCGACAAGAAAAACCAATTATGGCAATTTGCCGAGGCTTGCAGTTGGTCAATGTTGCTTTTGGTGGAACGCTCAACCAGCATATTGACAACCATTGGCAGGGCTTACCTTTTGGAACTTCTTACTCTATTCAAACTGAAAAAGGCAGCATTGTTGAAGAGTTGTTTGGTCGTGCTAGCCAGATCAACTCTGTCCACCGACAAAGTATTAAAGATTTGGCACCGAATTTTCGTGCAACAGCTTTTGATCCTAGGGATAAAACCATTGAAGCGATTGAGTCGCTAGATGATAGTCGGATCATTGGGCTTCAATGGCACCTAGAGTTTTTAATCAATGAAGAAAAAGGGAATCTAGAACTTTTTCAGTATCTTTTGCAGAAATTGTAA
- a CDS encoding S66 family peptidase yields MIKNVGIVSLSSGIIGESFVRHEVDLGLKRLKDLGLEVMFSENAQRGMDYLKDHPESRAQDLIQAFEDPSIDMILCAIGGDDTYRLLPYLFEDNQLKKVVNQKVFLGFSDTTMNHFMLHKLGVKTFYGQSFLADVCELEEEMLPYTLSYFKELIGTGTISEIRPSNVWYDERTDFSEKALGTKRTRHENQGFELLKGKAIFEGEILGGCLESLYQIFDERYEGAIELCAQYQLFPSLSEWEGKILLLETSEEKPEPILYRKMLEALKATGIFSVLNGILVGKPMDETYYGEYKQILLDVIDTDIPILYNLNVGHATPRAIVPFGVKAEVDANEQVIRFLNELK; encoded by the coding sequence ATGATAAAGAACGTTGGAATCGTTAGTCTATCAAGCGGGATTATAGGAGAAAGTTTCGTTAGGCATGAGGTTGATCTAGGATTAAAGCGTTTAAAAGACTTGGGACTTGAAGTGATGTTTTCAGAGAACGCACAAAGAGGAATGGATTATCTGAAAGACCATCCTGAATCGAGAGCGCAAGATTTGATTCAAGCTTTTGAAGATCCTTCAATTGATATGATTTTATGTGCTATTGGTGGAGATGATACGTATCGATTGCTACCCTATTTGTTTGAAGATAACCAATTAAAAAAGGTTGTGAATCAGAAAGTATTTTTAGGTTTTTCAGACACTACCATGAATCACTTCATGCTCCATAAGTTGGGAGTGAAGACTTTTTATGGTCAGTCATTTCTTGCTGATGTTTGTGAGTTAGAGGAAGAAATGCTGCCTTATACGCTTTCATATTTTAAGGAACTGATTGGAACAGGGACTATCTCAGAAATCAGACCGAGCAATGTCTGGTATGATGAGAGGACGGATTTTAGTGAAAAAGCCTTAGGAACGAAGCGGACTCGTCATGAAAATCAAGGCTTTGAATTGCTGAAAGGGAAGGCAATATTTGAAGGGGAAATTTTAGGAGGCTGTTTGGAGTCGCTCTATCAGATATTTGATGAAAGATATGAAGGTGCCATTGAATTGTGTGCACAATATCAGCTCTTTCCTAGTCTTTCAGAATGGGAAGGAAAAATTCTTTTGTTGGAAACCAGTGAGGAAAAACCAGAACCAATTTTATATCGAAAAATGCTAGAAGCCTTAAAGGCGACAGGGATTTTTTCTGTTTTAAATGGGATTCTTGTCGGAAAACCAATGGATGAAACTTATTATGGAGAATATAAACAAATCCTGCTTGATGTCATTGATACAGATATTCCTATTTTATATAACTTAAATGTTGGACATGCTACCCCAAGAGCAATTGTTCCTTTTGGAGTGAAAGCTGAGGTGGATGCCAACGAGCAAGTCATTCGATTTTTGAATGAACTGAAATAA
- a CDS encoding dUTP diphosphatase: MRIRGFELVSSFKNKNLLPKRETAHAAGYDLKVAERTVIAPKEIKLVPTGVKAYMQAGEVLYLYDRSSNPRKKGLVLINSVGVIDGDYYGNPGNEGHIFAQMQNITDQEVVLEEEDRIVQAVFAPFLLADNDEADGVRTGGFGSTGH, translated from the coding sequence ATGCGAATTCGTGGTTTTGAGCTTGTTTCAAGCTTTAAAAATAAAAATTTACTGCCAAAGCGTGAGACGGCTCATGCGGCTGGTTATGACTTAAAAGTGGCAGAGCGTACAGTGATTGCGCCAAAAGAGATTAAGTTGGTGCCGACAGGTGTCAAGGCCTATATGCAGGCTGGTGAGGTGCTTTATCTTTATGATCGTTCATCTAATCCACGTAAAAAAGGATTGGTTTTGATTAACTCTGTGGGCGTTATTGACGGGGATTACTATGGCAATCCGGGAAATGAAGGGCACATTTTTGCGCAAATGCAGAACATTACAGATCAAGAAGTGGTTTTAGAAGAAGAAGATCGTATCGTTCAAGCTGTCTTTGCGCCGTTCTTGCTTGCTGATAATGATGAAGCAGATGGTGTGCGGACAGGTGGTTTTGGAAGCACGGGGCATTAA
- the radA gene encoding DNA repair protein RadA — protein sequence MVCGQVVLEARGIKKEESIIAKKKTTFVCQNCEYHSPKYLGRCPNCGAWSSFVEEVEVTEVKNARVSLTGEKSRPMKLAEVTSINVNRTKTDMEEFNRVLGGGVVPGSLVLIGGDPGIGKSTLLLQVSTQLSHKGTVLYVSGEESAEQIKLRAERLGDIDSEFYLYAETNMQSIRAEIEKIKPDFLIIDSIQTILSPEISSVQGSVSQVREVTAELMQLAKTNNIATFIVGHMTKEGTLAGPRTLEHMVDTVLYFEGERQHTFRILRAVKNRFGSTNEIGIFEMQSGGLVEVLNPSQVFLEERLDGATGSSIVVTMEGTRPILAEVQALVTPTMFGNAKRTTTGLDFNRASLIMAVLEKRAGLLLQNQDAYLKSAGGVKLDEPAIDLAVAVAIASSYKDLPTNPQECFIGEIGLTGEIRRVNRIEQRINEAAKLGFTKVYAPKNSLNGLNIPETIEVIGVTTIGEVLKKVFG from the coding sequence ATGGTGTGCGGACAGGTGGTTTTGGAAGCACGGGGCATTAAGAAAGAGGAATCTATCATAGCCAAGAAAAAAACGACATTTGTTTGTCAAAATTGTGAATACCATTCGCCCAAGTATCTGGGGCGTTGTCCTAACTGTGGGGCTTGGTCGTCCTTTGTCGAAGAGGTCGAAGTTACGGAGGTTAAGAATGCGCGTGTTTCTCTGACAGGGGAAAAAAGTCGACCGATGAAGTTAGCAGAGGTGACTTCTATCAATGTCAACCGTACCAAGACAGATATGGAAGAGTTTAACCGCGTCTTGGGCGGTGGCGTGGTGCCAGGAAGTTTAGTTCTAATCGGAGGAGACCCAGGTATTGGGAAATCTACCCTTTTATTGCAGGTTTCGACCCAACTCTCTCACAAAGGAACGGTCTTGTATGTCAGTGGGGAAGAGTCTGCCGAGCAGATTAAGCTGCGCGCGGAACGTTTAGGCGATATTGACAGTGAGTTTTATCTCTATGCTGAGACCAATATGCAGAGTATTCGTGCTGAGATTGAAAAAATCAAACCAGATTTTTTGATTATAGATTCCATTCAGACGATTCTATCGCCAGAAATTTCCAGCGTGCAAGGGTCGGTTTCGCAAGTGCGAGAAGTGACAGCGGAGCTGATGCAGCTGGCAAAGACCAACAATATTGCCACCTTTATCGTCGGTCATATGACGAAAGAGGGCACTCTGGCTGGACCTAGAACTTTGGAACATATGGTGGATACAGTACTTTATTTTGAGGGTGAGCGTCAACATACTTTTCGTATTTTGCGAGCGGTTAAAAACCGCTTCGGCTCTACGAATGAAATCGGTATTTTTGAAATGCAGTCAGGTGGTCTGGTTGAAGTACTCAATCCTAGCCAGGTTTTCTTAGAGGAGCGTTTAGATGGAGCGACAGGCTCTTCTATCGTGGTGACTATGGAGGGGACGCGTCCAATCCTTGCGGAAGTGCAGGCTTTGGTGACGCCGACCATGTTTGGCAATGCCAAGCGGACAACGACAGGATTGGATTTCAATCGTGCTAGTCTGATTATGGCTGTTTTGGAAAAGCGAGCAGGGTTATTATTGCAAAATCAAGATGCCTACCTCAAGTCAGCAGGCGGTGTCAAATTGGATGAGCCAGCCATTGACTTAGCTGTTGCTGTCGCAATTGCTTCTAGTTATAAAGATTTGCCAACGAATCCACAAGAATGTTTTATTGGTGAAATCGGTCTGACGGGCGAAATCCGCCGTGTCAATCGCATTGAGCAGCGTATCAATGAAGCTGCTAAGCTGGGCTTCACCAAAGTTTACGCTCCTAAAAACTCTCTGAACGGGTTGAACATTCCCGAAACTATTGAAGTTATTGGTGTGACAACGATTGGTGAAGTGTTGAAGAAGGTGTTTGGGTAA
- the gltX gene encoding glutamate--tRNA ligase, translated as MANQIRVRYAPSPTGLLHIGNARTALFNYLYARHYGGTFIIRIEDTDRKRHVEDGERSQLENLRWLGIDWDESPETHEKYRQSERLDIYQGYINELLEKGLAYKSYVTEEELAAERERQEAAGETPRYINEYLGMSEDEKAAYIAEREAAGIVPTVRLVVNESGIYKWNDLVKGEIEFEGGNIGGDWVIQKKDGYPTYNFAVVVDDHLMKISHVIRGDDHIANTPKQLMVYEALGWEAPQFGHMTLIINSETGKKLSKRDTNTLQFIEDYRKKGYLPEAVFNFIALLGWNPGGENEIFSREELIQLFDEHRLSKSPAAFDQKKLDWMSNEYIKNADFETIFDMAKPYLEAAGRLTDKAEKLVELYKPQMKSVDEIVPLTDLFFEDFPELTAEEKEFMAGETVPTVLKAFKEKLEAMSDEDFKSENIFPQIKAVQKETGIKGKNLFMPIRIAVSGEMHGPELPDTIYLLGREKSIEHIENMLKNIQ; from the coding sequence TTGGCGAATCAAATTCGTGTGCGTTATGCACCAAGTCCAACGGGACTGTTACACATCGGAAATGCGCGGACTGCGCTCTTTAATTATCTTTACGCTCGTCACTACGGCGGAACTTTTATCATTCGGATTGAAGATACTGACCGTAAACGTCATGTGGAAGACGGGGAACGTTCGCAGTTGGAAAATCTGCGTTGGTTAGGAATTGATTGGGATGAAAGCCCAGAAACGCATGAAAAATATCGCCAATCTGAACGCTTGGACATTTACCAAGGTTATATCAATGAGTTACTTGAAAAAGGCTTGGCTTACAAATCATATGTGACGGAGGAAGAGCTGGCAGCAGAGCGTGAGCGTCAGGAAGCTGCTGGAGAAACACCTCGTTACATCAATGAATATCTGGGAATGTCTGAAGATGAAAAAGCAGCTTATATCGCAGAGCGTGAAGCAGCAGGCATTGTTCCAACAGTCCGTCTTGTGGTCAATGAATCTGGTATTTACAAGTGGAACGATCTTGTCAAAGGTGAGATTGAATTTGAAGGTGGCAACATCGGTGGTGACTGGGTTATCCAGAAAAAAGACGGCTATCCAACTTATAATTTTGCGGTTGTGGTGGATGACCATCTTATGAAAATTTCCCATGTCATTCGTGGAGATGACCACATTGCCAATACCCCTAAGCAGCTCATGGTGTACGAAGCGCTCGGTTGGGAAGCGCCACAATTTGGTCACATGACCTTGATTATTAACTCCGAAACGGGTAAGAAATTGTCCAAACGTGATACAAACACGCTTCAATTTATCGAAGATTACCGTAAGAAAGGCTACCTGCCTGAAGCCGTCTTCAACTTTATTGCCCTCCTTGGCTGGAATCCTGGCGGTGAAAATGAAATCTTCTCTCGTGAAGAATTGATCCAACTCTTTGATGAACATCGTCTCAGCAAGTCTCCGGCTGCTTTTGACCAAAAGAAATTAGACTGGATGAGCAATGAATACATTAAAAATGCGGATTTTGAAACCATTTTTGATATGGCGAAACCTTACTTGGAAGCGGCTGGTCGTTTGACTGACAAAGCTGAAAAATTAGTTGAACTTTACAAACCACAAATGAAGTCTGTAGATGAAATCGTACCGCTCACAGACCTTTTCTTTGAAGATTTCCCAGAGCTAACGGCAGAAGAAAAAGAGTTTATGGCAGGCGAAACGGTACCGACTGTTTTGAAAGCATTCAAAGAAAAATTGGAAGCTATGAGTGATGAAGACTTCAAGTCGGAAAATATCTTCCCGCAAATCAAGGCAGTGCAAAAAGAAACGGGTATCAAGGGAAAGAACCTCTTTATGCCAATTCGTATTGCTGTTTCAGGCGAAATGCACGGTCCAGAATTACCAGACACCATTTACCTGCTTGGACGTGAAAAATCTATTGAGCACATCGAAAATATGTTGAAGAACATCCAATAA
- the dapD gene encoding 2,3,4,5-tetrahydropyridine-2,6-dicarboxylate N-acetyltransferase gives MPATKMTAQEIIQFIADAKKKTNVKVTFEGKLAGEVPDSVVKLSNVLFGDWEEIKPLLVNLEENKTYVVEQDARNSAVPLLDKREVNARIEPGAIIRDQVEIGDNAVIMMGAVINIGAEIGAGTMIDMGAVLGGRAIVGKNSHVGAGTVLAGVIEPASADPVRVGDNVLIGANAVVIEGVQIGNGSVVAAGAIVTKDVPENVVVAGVPARVIKKIDEHTQQKTALEDALRTL, from the coding sequence ATGCCAGCTACTAAAATGACCGCACAGGAAATTATTCAGTTTATAGCGGATGCTAAGAAAAAGACAAATGTAAAAGTGACTTTTGAAGGAAAACTAGCGGGCGAAGTACCGGATTCTGTTGTCAAATTGAGCAATGTTCTATTTGGTGACTGGGAAGAAATTAAACCTCTTTTGGTTAATCTAGAAGAGAATAAAACCTATGTGGTGGAGCAGGATGCCCGAAACTCTGCCGTGCCGCTGTTAGACAAGCGTGAGGTCAATGCTCGGATTGAGCCAGGCGCTATTATCCGCGACCAGGTGGAAATCGGTGATAATGCTGTGATTATGATGGGAGCTGTTATCAATATCGGAGCTGAAATTGGTGCTGGAACGATGATTGATATGGGAGCCGTTTTGGGTGGTCGAGCTATTGTTGGAAAAAACAGCCACGTGGGTGCTGGGACTGTTCTTGCCGGTGTCATTGAGCCTGCCAGCGCAGATCCTGTCCGAGTGGGGGACAATGTCTTGATAGGGGCCAATGCTGTCGTTATTGAAGGAGTGCAGATTGGCAATGGTTCTGTCGTCGCTGCAGGGGCTATTGTGACGAAAGATGTGCCAGAAAATGTTGTTGTAGCTGGTGTGCCAGCGCGTGTGATTAAGAAAATTGATGAACACACCCAGCAGAAAACAGCATTGGAAGACGCTCTTCGGACGCTTTAA
- a CDS encoding N-acetyldiaminopimelate deacetylase encodes MIDYQKIRRDLHQIPEIGLEEYKTHAYLMRIIDELTAGLDSVEIRTWRTGILVFVKGSTPAKTIGWRTDIDGLPIVEESGFAFASQHEGRMHACGHDMHMTIALGLLEKLTTEQPKNNLLFLFQPAEENEAGGMLMYEDGAFGDWLPDEFYGLHVRPDLKVGDIATNTSTLFAGTCEVKLIFKGKGGHAAFPHNANDALVAASYFVTQVQTIVSRNVDPIEGAVVTFGEFHAGTTNNVIAETAFLHGTIRTLTQEMNLLTQKRLREIAEGVAQSFGVELDLELKQGGYLPVENDSELAAECMNFFQKENGVHMIDILPAMTGEDFGYLLSKVKGVMFWLGIDSPYALHHPKMAPDEAALPFAIEKFGKFLSAKVNE; translated from the coding sequence ATGATTGATTATCAAAAAATTCGCCGAGACTTGCATCAAATTCCGGAAATTGGACTGGAAGAGTATAAGACTCATGCCTATCTGATGAGAATAATTGATGAGTTGACTGCTGGCTTGGATTCCGTTGAGATTCGGACCTGGCGTACGGGAATTTTGGTCTTTGTCAAAGGCAGTACACCTGCTAAGACGATTGGCTGGCGGACAGATATTGACGGTTTGCCGATTGTTGAGGAGTCAGGGTTTGCCTTTGCTAGTCAACATGAGGGACGTATGCATGCCTGTGGGCATGATATGCACATGACAATCGCTCTGGGTTTGTTGGAGAAATTAACTACTGAGCAGCCTAAGAATAATCTACTTTTTCTTTTCCAGCCAGCTGAGGAAAATGAAGCTGGAGGTATGCTGATGTATGAAGATGGAGCCTTTGGCGATTGGTTGCCAGATGAATTTTATGGGCTTCATGTGCGACCTGACCTCAAGGTAGGAGATATTGCTACGAATACTAGTACACTTTTTGCAGGGACTTGTGAAGTTAAATTAATTTTTAAGGGCAAGGGTGGTCATGCTGCATTTCCACATAATGCTAATGACGCTTTGGTAGCAGCTAGCTATTTTGTCACTCAGGTTCAGACCATTGTGAGTCGCAATGTAGATCCGATTGAAGGAGCTGTCGTCACCTTTGGTGAATTCCATGCTGGAACAACGAATAATGTGATTGCTGAAACTGCCTTTCTGCACGGAACCATTCGAACATTGACGCAGGAGATGAATTTGCTCACTCAAAAACGCCTGCGGGAAATCGCTGAAGGAGTAGCCCAGTCTTTTGGTGTAGAGCTTGATTTGGAGCTGAAACAAGGTGGTTATCTTCCTGTGGAAAACGATTCTGAACTGGCTGCTGAATGTATGAATTTTTTCCAAAAAGAGAATGGTGTGCACATGATTGATATTTTACCTGCAATGACCGGTGAGGACTTTGGTTATCTGCTCAGTAAAGTCAAGGGTGTGATGTTCTGGCTGGGGATTGATAGTCCTTATGCACTTCATCATCCTAAAATGGCGCCAGATGAAGCAGCCTTGCCTTTTGCTATTGAAAAATTTGGGAAGTTTTTAAGTGCAAAAGTTAATGAATGA
- a CDS encoding 5-formyltetrahydrofolate cyclo-ligase, with the protein MKADLRKTIVRKMKEQELIVKQQRDALLTQYLLESSTYQQARTVAVYLSLPHEFDTSLFIRQAQADGKRVLVPKTYPEGRMTFVDYNPNDLELTVFGIWEPRSERAVEKSHIDLIHVPGVAFNKKGYRIGYGGGYYDRYLADFKGMTVSTIYPYQLVDFQPDDCDIPVQEVLICE; encoded by the coding sequence ATGAAGGCAGATTTGCGCAAAACTATAGTCAGAAAAATGAAAGAGCAGGAATTGATAGTAAAACAGCAGAGAGATGCTTTGCTCACTCAGTACTTGCTGGAATCTTCTACTTATCAACAAGCTAGAACAGTTGCGGTTTATTTATCTTTGCCACACGAGTTTGACACAAGTCTTTTCATCAGGCAGGCTCAAGCAGATGGCAAGCGGGTTTTGGTCCCTAAGACTTATCCCGAAGGGCGCATGACTTTTGTAGATTATAATCCAAATGACTTGGAATTGACTGTTTTTGGTATCTGGGAACCAAGAAGTGAACGAGCGGTGGAAAAATCTCATATTGATTTGATTCATGTTCCAGGTGTTGCTTTTAACAAAAAAGGCTATCGTATTGGCTATGGAGGTGGCTATTATGACCGCTATTTGGCTGATTTTAAAGGGATGACAGTAAGTACAATTTATCCTTACCAGTTAGTTGATTTTCAACCAGATGATTGTGATATTCCCGTTCAGGAGGTATTGATTTGTGAATAA